A segment of the Corynebacterium liangguodongii genome:
CATAGCATTGTTGAATAAAGCTCAATAAGGAGTTTCATGATCCAGGACACGATCTGGTGGCACGTCTACCCCCTCGGTGCGACCGGCGCGCCGGTCCGGGACCGCGCGGGTGACGACTCCGGTCACCGGCTGCGCCACCTCGGGCCCTGGCTTGACTACCTTGTCGAGCTCGGCTGCGACGGGCTGCTGCTGGGCCCGATCTTCGAGTCCGTCGGCCACGGCTACGACACGCTCGACCACTACCGCATCGACTCCCGCCTCGGCACGGACGAGGATGTCGAGTGGCTCATCGCCGAGTGCGACTCTCGTGGCATCAAGGTCATGCTCGACGGGGTGTTCAACCACGTCGCGCGGACGCACCCTGCGGTCGGCCAAGGCCTGGCAGGAAGCACTAACTGGGAGGGCCACGAGGAGCTTGCCACCCTCCATCACGACGACGAGCGCGTGCGCGAGCTGGTCACCGACATCATGCTCCACTGGCTGCGCCGCGGGATCAGCGGCTGGCGCCTCGACGTCGCCTACGCGGTGCCCTCGGACTTCTGGGCGGACGTGCTCACGCGGGTCCGCGGGGAGTTCCCGGACGCCCTGATCCTCGGCGAGGTGATCCACGGCGACTACGCGGGCATCG
Coding sequences within it:
- a CDS encoding alpha-amylase family protein, which translates into the protein MIQDTIWWHVYPLGATGAPVRDRAGDDSGHRLRHLGPWLDYLVELGCDGLLLGPIFESVGHGYDTLDHYRIDSRLGTDEDVEWLIAECDSRGIKVMLDGVFNHVARTHPAVGQGLAGSTNWEGHEELATLHHDDERVRELVTDIMLHWLRRGISGWRLDVAYAVPSDFWADVLTRVRGEFPDALILGEVIHGDYAGIATAGKMDSVTQYELWKAIWSSLVDANFFELDHALGRHRAMLAEIVPNTFIGNHDVDRIASKVGQAKAVIAAALLFTLPGMPSIYYGDEQGFEGLRTEGFEADDAVRTALPASPDELSPLGGWLYTQYQALIGLRRRNPWLTRADLEVREKTNETITVRVFNSAQELLIDACLAPTPGVRVHAGGETLYEWHAS